In a genomic window of Candidatus Competibacteraceae bacterium:
- a CDS encoding fibronectin type III domain-containing protein: MSLWVDSIKLSNIQWVVLLVVFLWPVSGFAKQVTLAWDANTERNVGGYRIYYGPASRAYTSTVDVGNQTTYTVPNLEEGKPYYFAVTAYNTRQTFESGFSNEVNIGGNTVLLAFQESPSQGSYESGVGLIRGWVCNASTVEVEIDGGAPLKTAYGAPRSDTAATCGTVNTGYGLTYNWGALGDGVHSLRVLADGVEFSRVSFYVTTLGQPFIAGISGEGLLTDFPQVTKPVAVRWSEPHQNFMIVDANSLNSGRASLNSFAGELAAAAARAIQESPSQGSYESGVSLIRGWVCNASTVEVEIDGGERLKAGYGTARPDTAANCGNANTGYALAFNWNSLGDGIHTLRALADGVEFANISFSVATLGSEFLTGLPPYQHTVADFPSTGRNTVLRWSEPHQNFVIVGVQ; this comes from the coding sequence ATGAGCCTTTGGGTGGATAGTATTAAACTTTCTAATATTCAATGGGTGGTTTTGTTGGTGGTTTTTTTGTGGCCGGTTTCCGGGTTTGCCAAGCAAGTGACGCTTGCTTGGGATGCCAATACCGAACGTAATGTTGGCGGCTATCGGATTTATTACGGTCCCGCCAGTAGAGCTTATACTTCCACTGTTGATGTAGGTAACCAAACGACTTATACGGTTCCCAATCTTGAGGAAGGCAAGCCTTATTATTTCGCGGTTACCGCCTATAATACTAGACAGACCTTTGAAAGCGGGTTTTCAAATGAAGTCAATATTGGGGGTAACACCGTTCTTTTGGCTTTCCAGGAAAGCCCTAGCCAAGGGTCTTATGAAAGTGGCGTAGGGTTGATCCGTGGTTGGGTTTGCAATGCCTCGACGGTCGAAGTGGAGATCGATGGCGGCGCGCCGCTCAAGACCGCTTATGGCGCGCCGCGCTCGGATACGGCGGCGACCTGTGGGACTGTTAATACCGGCTATGGGCTGACTTATAACTGGGGCGCTTTGGGGGATGGGGTTCACAGCCTGAGGGTTTTAGCGGACGGCGTGGAATTCAGTCGCGTGAGCTTTTATGTGACGACCTTAGGGCAGCCTTTCATTGCGGGGATCAGCGGTGAGGGTCTTCTGACCGATTTCCCTCAAGTGACCAAACCAGTGGCCGTACGCTGGTCGGAACCGCATCAAAATTTTATGATCGTCGATGCGAATAGCTTAAATAGCGGTAGGGCTTCTCTCAATAGTTTTGCTGGCGAATTGGCGGCCGCCGCGGCGCGGGCCATTCAAGAAAGCCCCAGCCAAGGCTCCTATGAAAGCGGCGTCAGTTTGATTCGAGGTTGGGTCTGTAATGCTTCGACAGTCGAAGTGGAGATCGATGGTGGCGAGCGGCTGAAGGCAGGTTATGGGACCGCGCGCCCGGATACGGCGGCCAACTGCGGTAACGCTAATACGGGATATGCGCTGGCTTTCAATTGGAATAGTCTTGGCGACGGCATCCACACCTTGAGAGCTTTAGCGGATGGGGTCGAATTCGCTAATATCTCCTTTAGCGTCGCTACTCTCGGGAGCGAGTTTTTGACGGGTTTGCCGCCGTATCAACATACGGTCGCCGATTTTCCCAGCACGGGTCGGAATACCGTTTTACGTTGGTCGGAACCCCATCAAAACTTTGTGATCGTAGGCGTCCAGTGA
- a CDS encoding haloacid dehalogenase type II, with the protein MADPAKPYALGFDVYGTLVDPLALAEPLRALVGEQATPFAGLWRAKQLEYSFRRGLMRRYVDFDVCTRQALRYTQQALKCELPESDQARLLDAYLRLPVFSEVAAALEGLKNQGHRLVAFSNGVEASIRALLGNVGVLPHLEDVVSVDDLRTFKPDPEVYRYLAQRTGCAPAETWLVSSNAWDVIGAKAAGLRGAWVKRQPDLVFDPWDVEPDVVVSRLDELPVWFASDSNASSAVKA; encoded by the coding sequence ATGGCTGATCCAGCTAAGCCCTATGCTTTGGGGTTCGATGTCTACGGTACGTTGGTCGATCCGCTGGCGCTGGCCGAGCCGCTGCGGGCGCTGGTTGGCGAGCAAGCCACCCCGTTCGCCGGCTTGTGGCGCGCTAAGCAATTGGAATATTCGTTTCGGCGCGGCCTGATGCGCCGCTATGTGGATTTTGATGTCTGCACCCGGCAGGCGTTGCGTTATACCCAGCAGGCCCTGAAGTGTGAGCTGCCGGAATCCGATCAAGCGCGATTGCTCGACGCTTATCTGCGCTTGCCGGTTTTTTCGGAAGTCGCCGCCGCGCTGGAAGGGCTCAAAAACCAAGGCCATCGGTTGGTGGCCTTCTCCAATGGCGTGGAAGCCAGCATTCGCGCGCTGTTGGGCAATGTCGGGGTATTGCCGCATTTGGAAGATGTGGTCAGCGTGGATGATTTGCGCACCTTCAAGCCCGACCCCGAGGTTTATCGCTATCTGGCCCAGCGCACCGGCTGTGCGCCTGCCGAAACTTGGCTGGTTTCCAGTAATGCTTGGGATGTGATCGGCGCTAAGGCCGCCGGTCTGCGCGGCGCTTGGGTCAAGCGTCAGCCCGATCTGGTGTTCGATCCCTGGGATGTCGAACCCGATGTGGTAGTGAGTCGGTTGGATGAATTGCCGGTTTGGTTTGCCAGCGATTCAAACGCTTCTTCAGCCGTGAAAGCCTGA
- the mftF gene encoding mycofactocin biosynthesis glycosyltransferase MftF (Members of this protein family, MftF, are glycosyltransferases, members of PF00535 (glycosyl transferase family 2). The encoding gene is found as part of the mycofactocin cassette, in Mycobacterium tuberculosis, many other Actinobacteria, and occasional members of other lineages. Mycofactocin itself, a putative redox carrier, is a heavily modified derivative of the C-terminal Val-Tyr dipeptide of the mycofactocin precursor MftA (TIGR03969).), translating to MTLSMFAQARIAQRRYDADGDAAAATDAPPDQAARYVLQPGLEVRGDDRGGVLLCWKPLLALRLNRQATALLIALRQPRGIAELANQPGIELSSSAIAAFLNDLLRRRLVLWQPPVPTVWPTVSIIVPARGRAEATRRCVQSLLALDYPTDRREILVVDDASTPPLAPTLQDLPVTVLRQDRNIGQSAARNLAAAAASGTVLAFTDNDCTVEPDWLRALVPYLNDPQIAIVGGRVVATPAQGAIAAFEAVRSPLDMGAVATEVAPAAAVAYLPTCNLLVKRDAWLAQAGFDAGLRIGEDVDFIWRVLRGGSRAWYAPAGRVAHDHRVRCLDWLRRRADYGASEAVLQQRHPEGRRWMPLPAVGLLLLSAVALAPSFGRWGLGPVALAALLFGAESVEKRRKLRRLAVSLPFRSILAALGREHAAAFYHFSANMARYDSLPLLAVSVIWPRLLPMTVLLLSVAPLTDYRRLRPRLSRAAFVALYGLELAAYQLGVWRGCWRRRTPRPLLPQLSARR from the coding sequence ATGACGCTTTCGATGTTTGCTCAGGCCCGAATCGCGCAACGGCGTTACGACGCCGACGGCGACGCCGCCGCCGCGACCGACGCCCCCCCGGATCAAGCGGCGCGCTACGTGTTGCAGCCGGGTTTGGAGGTGCGCGGCGATGATCGAGGCGGCGTGCTGTTGTGCTGGAAACCGCTGTTAGCCTTGCGCCTGAACCGCCAAGCGACGGCGCTGCTGATCGCCCTGCGCCAGCCGCGCGGGATCGCCGAACTGGCGAATCAGCCCGGCATCGAGCTGTCTTCGAGCGCCATCGCGGCTTTTTTGAACGATCTCCTACGCCGCCGGCTAGTGCTCTGGCAACCGCCCGTTCCCACGGTCTGGCCCACCGTATCGATCATCGTTCCGGCGCGCGGGCGGGCCGAGGCGACCCGCCGTTGCGTGCAATCCCTGCTGGCGCTGGATTATCCGACCGACCGCCGCGAAATCCTGGTGGTGGACGACGCCTCCACTCCGCCGCTGGCCCCGACGCTTCAGGATTTGCCGGTCACCGTGCTGCGCCAAGATCGCAACATCGGCCAGTCCGCCGCTCGCAATTTGGCGGCGGCGGCGGCGAGCGGAACGGTGCTGGCGTTCACCGATAACGATTGCACGGTGGAGCCGGACTGGCTGCGCGCGCTCGTCCCTTATCTGAACGACCCTCAGATCGCCATCGTCGGCGGGCGAGTGGTGGCGACGCCGGCCCAAGGGGCGATCGCGGCGTTTGAGGCGGTGCGCTCCCCTCTGGATATGGGCGCGGTCGCCACGGAGGTCGCGCCGGCGGCGGCCGTGGCGTATCTCCCCACCTGCAATTTGCTGGTCAAGCGCGACGCATGGCTCGCCCAGGCCGGTTTCGACGCCGGCCTGCGGATCGGCGAGGACGTGGATTTCATTTGGCGGGTGTTGCGCGGCGGGTCGCGCGCGTGGTACGCGCCCGCGGGCCGCGTCGCCCACGACCATCGGGTGCGATGTCTGGACTGGCTGCGCCGTCGCGCCGATTACGGAGCGTCGGAAGCGGTTTTGCAACAGCGTCACCCCGAAGGTCGGCGCTGGATGCCGCTGCCCGCCGTCGGCCTGTTGCTGCTGTCAGCCGTCGCCCTAGCCCCCTCTTTCGGCAGGTGGGGCTTAGGCCCGGTCGCGTTGGCCGCTCTCTTATTCGGCGCGGAATCGGTCGAAAAACGGCGCAAGCTGCGGCGCTTGGCGGTGTCGTTGCCTTTCCGCTCGATCCTGGCCGCGCTGGGCCGGGAACACGCGGCGGCGTTCTATCACTTCAGCGCCAATATGGCGCGCTACGACAGCCTGCCGCTGCTGGCGGTCAGCGTGATCTGGCCTAGACTGCTGCCGATGACGGTCTTACTGCTTTCGGTCGCGCCGCTGACCGACTATCGGCGCTTGCGGCCCCGGCTGTCGCGCGCGGCGTTCGTCGCGCTCTACGGGCTAGAACTGGCCGCCTATCAGCTTGGCGTTTGGCGCGGCTGTTGGCGGCGGCGGACGCCGCGGCCCTTGTTGCCGCAGCTTAGCGCGCGGCGCTGA
- a CDS encoding sigma-54-dependent Fis family transcriptional regulator, with protein sequence MVEKATAHAEQVLSVVQGDKAVPSLETSITRSWLRCVERYGLDPVRSHQTQVLESPCVREHQERLDNLLDIARIETSNLYQRIAGSGFAVILTDSDGVIVNWTADAGLSKPFERAGLWLGAVWDEQNEGTNGIGTVLIERKALTVHCNEHFLSQHGLLTCSAAPIFDPQGQLLAVLDISSVSSQDSKQSQLHTLALAALSARLIEHGCFLRAFRERQVLRFHQRTESVGQGGEGLLAFDEAGRILAVNQSAVDQLQQSRAQLVGRPIQTLFASGLEALLGQSGGRAGTPLLVRDGAGKPFFSLLRPAERRQTSSATSATIEIKALPLPSWNLEVLSDADPLMAYNAHCARRVMNKGVNILLTGETGTGKDIFTKAIHDASARSNKPFVAVNCAAIPENLIESELFGYKYGAFTGARQEGRRGKILQANGGTLFLDEIGDMPLSSQTRLLRVLEDKEVLPLGSDTPMPVDLYLISATHHHLRERVASGEFREDLYYRLNGLELRLPALRERGDRALLIRKLLAAESDGASVRITEDAFAALDAYAWPGNIRQLRNVLRAAVALCEDQIVRIEDLPLEITGLIPRGPLKDAANSGLAQAERDALLRELDRHGWHITNTASQLGVSRNTLYRKLRKHGIQPREYPVP encoded by the coding sequence ATGGTGGAGAAGGCAACCGCACACGCGGAGCAAGTGCTGTCCGTGGTGCAGGGTGACAAGGCTGTCCCTTCGCTGGAAACCAGCATCACGCGCTCCTGGCTTCGTTGCGTCGAGCGCTACGGTCTCGATCCCGTTCGCTCGCATCAGACGCAAGTACTGGAATCGCCCTGCGTGCGAGAGCATCAGGAACGCTTGGACAATCTGCTGGATATTGCCCGCATTGAGACCAGTAACCTCTACCAACGCATCGCCGGTTCGGGTTTTGCGGTGATCTTGACTGACAGCGACGGGGTGATTGTCAACTGGACCGCCGATGCGGGATTGAGCAAGCCCTTCGAGCGCGCCGGGCTGTGGTTGGGCGCGGTCTGGGACGAGCAAAACGAAGGGACCAACGGGATCGGCACCGTTCTGATCGAACGCAAGGCGCTGACCGTGCATTGCAACGAACATTTTCTCAGCCAGCATGGCTTGTTGACCTGTTCGGCCGCGCCGATCTTCGACCCGCAGGGCCAGTTATTGGCGGTCCTGGATATTTCATCGGTCAGTTCCCAGGATTCCAAGCAAAGCCAACTTCACACGCTGGCGCTGGCCGCCTTAAGCGCGCGGCTGATCGAGCACGGCTGCTTCTTACGGGCATTTCGCGAGCGGCAAGTGCTTCGCTTTCACCAGCGGACCGAGTCGGTCGGTCAGGGTGGCGAAGGGCTGCTGGCTTTCGATGAGGCGGGCCGCATTCTGGCGGTCAATCAGAGCGCGGTGGACCAGCTCCAGCAGTCCCGCGCCCAGCTGGTCGGCCGGCCGATTCAGACGCTGTTCGCCAGCGGGTTAGAGGCGCTGTTAGGTCAGTCAGGCGGCCGGGCGGGAACACCGTTGCTGGTGCGCGATGGGGCCGGCAAGCCGTTTTTTTCCTTGTTGCGGCCCGCCGAACGACGCCAAACCAGTTCCGCTACTTCGGCCACCATCGAAATCAAAGCCCTGCCGCTGCCTTCCTGGAACTTGGAGGTGCTGTCCGACGCGGACCCGCTGATGGCTTATAACGCCCACTGTGCCCGGCGGGTGATGAACAAGGGCGTCAATATCTTACTCACGGGGGAAACGGGTACCGGCAAGGATATCTTCACCAAGGCCATTCACGATGCCAGCGCCCGATCTAACAAACCCTTCGTCGCGGTGAATTGCGCCGCCATTCCTGAAAATCTGATCGAGAGCGAGCTGTTTGGTTACAAATACGGTGCATTTACCGGGGCGCGTCAGGAAGGCCGGCGCGGCAAGATTTTACAAGCCAACGGCGGCACGCTGTTTTTAGACGAGATTGGCGACATGCCGCTGTCCTCGCAAACCCGGTTGCTGCGGGTGCTGGAAGATAAGGAAGTGCTGCCCTTGGGCAGCGACACGCCAATGCCGGTGGACTTGTACTTGATCAGCGCCACCCATCACCACTTACGGGAGCGCGTCGCCAGCGGCGAGTTTCGGGAAGATTTGTATTATCGGTTGAACGGCTTGGAATTGCGGCTGCCGGCCTTGCGCGAGCGCGGCGATCGGGCGTTGTTGATCCGCAAGCTGCTGGCGGCGGAGAGCGATGGGGCGAGCGTGCGCATCACCGAGGATGCTTTCGCAGCGTTGGACGCCTATGCCTGGCCCGGCAATATCCGCCAACTGCGCAACGTTCTGCGCGCGGCCGTGGCATTGTGCGAAGATCAGATCGTGCGGATCGAGGATTTGCCGCTGGAAATCACCGGTCTTATCCCGCGCGGCCCGCTGAAGGACGCTGCCAACAGCGGGCTCGCGCAAGCCGAACGCGATGCGTTGTTGCGCGAGCTGGATCGCCACGGTTGGCACATCACTAATACCGCCTCGCAGTTGGGGGTCAGCCGTAACACCTTGTACCGCAAGTTGCGCAAACATGGCATCCAGCCGCGCGAGTATCCGGTGCCCTAA
- the mftB gene encoding mycofactocin biosynthesis chaperone MftB (MftB, a small protein, is a peptide chaperone that assists the radical SAM enzyme MftC in performing two modifications to the C-terminal Val-Tyr dipeptide of the mycofactocin precursor peptide, MftA. MftB's role is analogous to the role of PqqD in the biosynthesis of PQQ, a cofactor that derives entirely from a Tyr and a Glu in the precursor PqqA.) produces the protein MKAVEPTACYRLAPGVAIRSERFGGLVYRYDNRRLYFLRSHQAVELVNSLDGRRSLQETLDALATARDLPDTAREPLMAAVAQLEKLGILTRSN, from the coding sequence ATGAAGGCCGTCGAACCGACCGCCTGCTACCGTTTGGCTCCGGGAGTCGCGATCCGTTCAGAGCGTTTCGGCGGCCTGGTTTATCGTTACGACAATCGCCGCCTGTATTTTCTGCGCTCCCATCAGGCGGTCGAGTTGGTCAATAGCCTGGACGGGCGCCGCTCGCTGCAAGAAACTCTCGATGCGCTCGCGACAGCGCGGGACTTGCCGGACACCGCCCGCGAACCCTTGATGGCGGCGGTGGCGCAATTGGAAAAACTGGGGATTCTGACCCGCTCGAACTGA
- a CDS encoding DUF423 domain-containing protein, with amino-acid sequence MPTPAKLWLLLGSLGMLSAVAMGAFGAHGLRKTLAPELMATYETAVSYHIYHALGLLVVGLLAVHLPTALLRWAGILMAAGLLLFSGSLYALSLSGTRWLGAVTPIGGVALLGAWSLVALAVFKET; translated from the coding sequence ATGCCCACTCCGGCGAAATTATGGTTGCTGCTGGGTAGCTTGGGGATGCTATCGGCTGTGGCCATGGGTGCTTTTGGCGCGCACGGCCTTAGAAAAACCTTGGCTCCAGAACTCATGGCGACTTATGAAACCGCGGTCAGCTACCATATCTATCATGCGCTTGGACTCTTGGTGGTCGGCTTGCTCGCTGTACACCTGCCGACGGCGTTGCTGCGCTGGGCGGGTATTTTGATGGCGGCCGGTTTGCTGTTGTTTTCGGGTAGCTTGTACGCGCTCAGCTTGAGTGGAACGCGCTGGCTGGGCGCTGTTACTCCCATTGGCGGAGTGGCTTTGCTAGGCGCTTGGTCATTGGTTGCGCTGGCGGTCTTCAAAGAAACCTAG
- the mftE gene encoding mycofactocin biosynthesis peptidyl-dipeptidase MftE, translated as MKPLAELTWPQVARAVAEGATTVILPLGATEQHGPHLPLGTDTLRAEALAARLAERLPALVAPVLPVGCSDEHGGFAGLLSLEAETLAAVIVDCARRMVGWGAQRLVVLSAHGGNGRALALAESRLRRELPALAVWIPDAGTLCGLAVREVAAADGIAIEAVGLHAGEGETSELLHLAPSLVRMDRAIPGYTGDMDEGLTRLVAAGTRMLNADGVVGDPRAADAGRGGRYLAAQTACYEAALAALLTAEASAVGSDGA; from the coding sequence ATGAAGCCGCTGGCCGAACTGACTTGGCCGCAGGTCGCTCGCGCGGTGGCCGAAGGCGCGACCACGGTGATTTTGCCGCTGGGGGCCACCGAGCAGCACGGCCCGCACCTGCCGCTCGGCACGGACACGCTGCGCGCCGAAGCCTTGGCCGCGCGCTTGGCCGAACGCTTGCCGGCGCTGGTCGCCCCCGTGTTGCCGGTCGGCTGTTCCGACGAGCACGGCGGGTTCGCCGGTTTGCTGAGCTTGGAGGCGGAAACCCTGGCGGCGGTGATCGTGGATTGCGCCCGGCGCATGGTGGGTTGGGGCGCGCAACGCTTGGTGGTGCTGTCGGCCCACGGCGGCAACGGCCGGGCGCTGGCGCTGGCCGAGTCCCGACTGCGGCGGGAGTTGCCGGCGTTGGCGGTGTGGATTCCCGACGCTGGAACGCTGTGCGGCCTCGCCGTGCGCGAGGTCGCGGCGGCGGACGGCATTGCGATTGAGGCCGTCGGCCTGCACGCGGGCGAAGGCGAGACTTCGGAGCTGTTGCATTTGGCTCCGTCCCTGGTGCGCATGGATCGGGCGATTCCCGGTTATACCGGCGATATGGACGAAGGTTTGACGCGCTTGGTGGCGGCGGGAACGCGGATGCTGAACGCCGACGGGGTGGTCGGCGATCCGCGCGCGGCGGACGCCGGGCGCGGCGGCCGCTATCTGGCGGCGCAAACCGCCTGTTATGAGGCCGCGCTAGCCGCACTGTTGACGGCTGAGGCGAGCGCGGTCGGGAGCGACGGCGCATGA
- the mftA gene encoding mycofactocin precursor (Mycofactocin is a small molecule electron carrier derived from the final two amino acids, Val-Tyr, of MftA, the mycofactocin precursor. It plays a role in redox homeostasis and the metabolism of alcohols and aldehydes in Actinobacteria, including Mycobacterium tuberculosis.), which produces MYLPIDQRPVTPALQPQPEPAAGSQPAATVGAERLETPAEPPQITEELLIEEVSIDGMCGVY; this is translated from the coding sequence ATGTACCTACCCATCGACCAACGCCCCGTCACGCCGGCGCTGCAACCACAACCGGAACCCGCCGCAGGCTCGCAACCCGCCGCGACCGTCGGGGCCGAACGCCTTGAAACCCCAGCCGAACCGCCACAAATCACCGAAGAATTGCTGATCGAGGAGGTCAGCATCGACGGCATGTGCGGCGTTTATTGA
- a CDS encoding mycofactocin-coupled SDR family oxidoreductase, with the protein MGKLDGKVAFITGAARGQGRAHAVLMAREGADIAALDICHDLPYPRYPLAIRGDLEETASQVRAHGRRALELVADVRDSAAMADAVAKTIAAFGHIDILICNAGIADMALTWDITEEWWDIMLDVNLKGYWLAVKYVVPHMLAQGTGGSILMTSSVAGLRGEPGMAHYCASKWGVVGLAHSLAQELAPHHITVNTLHPTAVNTDIIPGMAQAAEMATEDLVEFIRHGNALPVKLIEAEDVANAGLWLVSEEARYVTGQKLTIDAGRMLK; encoded by the coding sequence ATGGGCAAACTGGACGGCAAGGTTGCGTTCATCACCGGGGCGGCGCGCGGTCAAGGTCGCGCGCACGCTGTGCTGATGGCGCGGGAAGGGGCTGACATTGCGGCGCTGGACATCTGTCACGATCTCCCTTACCCACGCTATCCGTTGGCAATCCGCGGCGATCTGGAGGAGACCGCCAGCCAAGTACGGGCGCATGGCCGTCGGGCCTTGGAATTGGTCGCCGATGTGCGCGACAGCGCCGCGATGGCCGATGCCGTGGCAAAAACCATCGCGGCCTTCGGTCACATCGATATTCTGATCTGCAACGCCGGCATCGCCGACATGGCCTTGACCTGGGATATCACCGAGGAATGGTGGGACATCATGCTCGATGTCAACCTCAAGGGTTATTGGCTGGCGGTGAAATACGTCGTTCCACACATGCTGGCCCAAGGAACCGGCGGCAGCATCCTCATGACTTCCTCAGTCGCCGGATTGCGCGGCGAGCCGGGCATGGCTCATTATTGCGCCTCGAAGTGGGGCGTCGTCGGACTGGCGCATTCGCTGGCCCAGGAACTGGCCCCGCATCACATCACCGTTAACACGCTCCACCCAACCGCCGTGAATACCGACATCATCCCCGGCATGGCCCAAGCCGCCGAAATGGCCACCGAGGATTTGGTCGAGTTCATCCGTCACGGCAATGCGTTACCCGTAAAACTGATCGAGGCCGAGGACGTCGCCAATGCCGGGCTCTGGCTGGTTTCGGAGGAAGCACGCTACGTGACCGGGCAGAAACTCACCATCGACGCGGGGAGGATGCTGAAATGA
- a CDS encoding electron transfer flavoprotein subunit beta/FixA family protein yields the protein MHIAVCLKYVPDPSTVEVDPLTGLIAEDRVLYMLNPADESALELALQLRPAGGQVSALSVGPQDADALLREALAAGVDRAARIWDDALGPLKPALTSILLAAALRAGGLPDLVLCGGHSADRGSGTVPALLAEQLDWPALTDVTQFELDGDRARIQRRLARGARAESELRLPAVLGLDLDRLRLRQASLPKLMQAKHASIPQYDLDALDLAPQDLHFPAMTLHEVMPPRPRARVLFTPDSTAPPHERVEQILSAGVAGKAGKLVEGGTPEEQADAIIDFLRQRGFLERLAS from the coding sequence ATGCACATCGCCGTTTGCCTCAAATACGTTCCCGACCCCAGCACGGTCGAGGTGGACCCGCTGACCGGCCTGATCGCCGAGGATCGCGTGCTATACATGCTCAATCCCGCCGACGAAAGCGCGCTGGAACTAGCGTTGCAACTGCGGCCGGCGGGCGGCCAGGTGAGCGCGCTCAGCGTCGGCCCGCAAGACGCTGACGCGCTGTTGCGGGAGGCGCTGGCGGCGGGCGTGGACCGCGCCGCGCGCATCTGGGACGACGCCCTCGGCCCGCTCAAGCCGGCGCTGACCAGCATCCTGCTGGCGGCGGCGCTGCGGGCGGGCGGTTTGCCGGATCTGGTGCTGTGCGGCGGACACAGCGCGGATCGCGGCTCCGGCACCGTGCCCGCCCTGCTGGCCGAGCAATTGGACTGGCCGGCGCTGACCGACGTGACGCAGTTCGAACTCGACGGCGACCGGGCGCGCATCCAGCGGCGGCTGGCGCGCGGGGCGCGGGCCGAAAGCGAACTGCGCTTGCCGGCGGTGTTGGGTTTGGATTTGGACCGGCTGCGCTTGCGTCAGGCCAGCTTGCCCAAGCTGATGCAGGCCAAGCACGCCTCGATCCCGCAATATGATTTGGACGCGCTGGATTTAGCCCCGCAGGACTTGCATTTCCCGGCGATGACCTTGCATGAGGTCATGCCGCCGCGCCCGCGCGCGCGGGTGCTGTTCACCCCCGATTCGACCGCGCCGCCTCACGAACGGGTCGAGCAAATTCTCTCGGCCGGCGTGGCCGGTAAGGCGGGAAAGCTGGTGGAAGGCGGCACACCGGAGGAGCAGGCCGACGCCATCATCGATTTCCTACGCCAGCGCGGATTTTTGGAACGCTTGGCCTCATGA